A single window of Hylaeus volcanicus isolate JK05 chromosome 8, UHH_iyHylVolc1.0_haploid, whole genome shotgun sequence DNA harbors:
- the LOC128881237 gene encoding dual specificity protein phosphatase 3 isoform X1, whose amino-acid sequence MRSTWRDRDRDFQKHLADGETTERRLKETLHTTYTDNEPLPGFDPNKDNLQYYRAQHCIDCDEVYPGIYIGDAATAKNKNYLKMLGITHLLNSAEGNRFGFVNTDKSYYQDTTIRYLGLPLADLFTTDISKYFYTAADFIDEAVSTGGKAFVHCMLGISRSATCVLAYLMIKKEMLAVDAVRIVRKKRCIQPNDGFLRQLAQLDNQLRRQRL is encoded by the exons ATGCGAAGCACATGGAGAGACAGAGATCGG GACTTCCAGAAACATTTAGCTGATGGTGAAACTACTGAACGTCGCTTAAAAGAGACTTTACATACCACGTATACAGATAATGAACCACTACCAGGATTCGATCCTAATAAGGACAATCTTCAATATTACCGTGCTCAACATTGTATTGATTGCGATGAAGTGTATCCTGGAATATACATTGGTGATGC GGCTACAgcaaaaaataagaattaccTTAAAATGTTAGGCATAACGCATTTGTTGAATTCTGCTGAAGGAAACAGATTTGGATTTGTAAATACAGATAAATCTTATTATCAAGATACAACAATAAGGTATCTTGGTTTACCACTTGCAGATTTGTTTACTACAGATATTAGCAAGTACTTTTATACTGCTGCAGATTTTATTGATGAAGCTGTCTCTACAGGAG gtAAAGCTTTTGTACACTGCATGTTAGGAATATCACGCAGTGCAACATGTGTATTAGCATATTtgatgataaaaaaagaaatgttagcTGTTGATGCTGTCCGAATAGTTCGCAAAAAGCGTTGTATTCAACCAAATGATGGCTTCCTTCGTCAGTTAGCACAATTAGATAATCAACTACGGAGGCaacgtttataa
- the LOC128881237 gene encoding dual specificity protein phosphatase 3 isoform X2 produces MMESNQTNDFQKHLADGETTERRLKETLHTTYTDNEPLPGFDPNKDNLQYYRAQHCIDCDEVYPGIYIGDAATAKNKNYLKMLGITHLLNSAEGNRFGFVNTDKSYYQDTTIRYLGLPLADLFTTDISKYFYTAADFIDEAVSTGGKAFVHCMLGISRSATCVLAYLMIKKEMLAVDAVRIVRKKRCIQPNDGFLRQLAQLDNQLRRQRL; encoded by the exons ATGATGGAGAGCAATCAGACAAAT GACTTCCAGAAACATTTAGCTGATGGTGAAACTACTGAACGTCGCTTAAAAGAGACTTTACATACCACGTATACAGATAATGAACCACTACCAGGATTCGATCCTAATAAGGACAATCTTCAATATTACCGTGCTCAACATTGTATTGATTGCGATGAAGTGTATCCTGGAATATACATTGGTGATGC GGCTACAgcaaaaaataagaattaccTTAAAATGTTAGGCATAACGCATTTGTTGAATTCTGCTGAAGGAAACAGATTTGGATTTGTAAATACAGATAAATCTTATTATCAAGATACAACAATAAGGTATCTTGGTTTACCACTTGCAGATTTGTTTACTACAGATATTAGCAAGTACTTTTATACTGCTGCAGATTTTATTGATGAAGCTGTCTCTACAGGAG gtAAAGCTTTTGTACACTGCATGTTAGGAATATCACGCAGTGCAACATGTGTATTAGCATATTtgatgataaaaaaagaaatgttagcTGTTGATGCTGTCCGAATAGTTCGCAAAAAGCGTTGTATTCAACCAAATGATGGCTTCCTTCGTCAGTTAGCACAATTAGATAATCAACTACGGAGGCaacgtttataa
- the LOC128881234 gene encoding charged multivesicular body protein 4c, with product MSFFSKVFGGKKESPTLSTAEAIQKLRETEDMLIKKQDFLESKIDLEIQVAKKNGTKNRRAAIQALKRKKRYEKQLQQIDGTLSTIEMQREALESANTNTAVLTTMKNAADALKSVHQHMDVDQVHDMMDDIAEQQDVAREISDAISNPVAFGQDIDEEELEKELEELEQEQLDQELLGIEPTDELPNVPATTLPAAPARTRTKAKPEEDDDLKELEAWAS from the exons ATGAGTTTTTTTAGCAAAGTATTCGGTGGTAAAAAGGAATCGCCCACTTTGTCGACGGCCGAggcgatacaaaaattacgcGAAACAGAAGATATGTTGATTAAGAAACAAGATTTCcttgaaagtaaaatagaTCTTGAAATTCAGGTTGCcaagaaaaatggaacgaaaaaCAGGAGAG CTGCAATTCAAGCTCttaaaagaaagaagcgaTACGAGAAACAATTACAACAAATTGATGGCACATTATCTACAATTGAAATGCAAAGGGAAGCACTTGAAAGTGCAAATACAAATACTGCTGTGCTTACAACAATGAAGAATGCAGCAGATGCATTAAAATCTGTTCATCAACATAT GGATGTTGATCAAGTGCACGATATGATGGATGATATAGCTGAACAACAAGATGTAGCAAGAGAAATTTCTGATGCAATATCTAATCCTGTAGCATTTGGTCAAGATATAGACGAAGAAGAACTAGAGAAGGAACTGGAAGAACTTGAACAAGAACAACTTGACCAGGAATTGCTTGGTATCGAACCTACAGATGAACTTCCAAATGTTCCAGCTACTACACTTCCAGCTGCACCAGCCAGGACTCGTACAA aaGCCAAACCAGAAGAAGACGATGATTTGAAAGAATTAGAAGCATGGGCATCATAA
- the LOC128881229 gene encoding pyruvate dehydrogenase phosphatase regulatory subunit, mitochondrial-like isoform X1, producing MLRHVYLKCVYLPFLKKKTLNANRNYSTDITYKNGIFTVGQIKKHKSFRKFDNVCYFSSQTTMLPSQSQIVIAGAGTVANSVAYHLVINGWNDILVLEQDRIGTGTSHFGSGTLGLFKPISHRNLISYSIKLYQQLHEMGYDIGLKQCGSINLAQSKDRMIALKRRMAYNVPTGLYCEVLGREQLKQLHPYLNIEDIEGAIWVPEDAVADSSAICNVLAKLAKIGGARYIENCRIEEVHTENGAVKSVKTEHGVILCEYFVNCAGMWARELGLRCSPPVRIPAYPAEHFYAIAYPFPPNSNTTLPCIRDFDSHSYMREWHESLLVGWFEPESKPAFENGTVPTKNWKNYLKNDPSHWTPLWDKVVHRLPILKDIKPDVYNCPDNFTPDGRWILGESPEVKNYFVAVGMNGNSLQGAGGIGKEVAECLINGESTQELLPFNVQRFLDLHSSKQYLQQRTKEIVGRNYAILYPHQCEYKYARKLRCSPLYSVLEDRGAIFGVKMAYERPLYFDSTYRRGQKKPVMPPGSFYKPKFFDFIKEEFLACKEGVGIIDMSSFSKIKIKSSHWEVVEYLQQLCSNDANIPVGGIVHTGMQNERGGYENDCLLVRQSENSYFMVSPTSQQTRIYQWMSRHLPADHSVGLNDVTSKYTVINLVGPKATGLLSELSNSNINLSPFTYKTANVAYASDVMIMSFTNTGESGYCLYIPTEYALHVYSRLMEVGKDYGVRDVGVLTQRFMRIERFIPFWAEELTPFVTPYEAGFGYSVKLNKEYFIGKFALQHQKEQGVTKRLVLFVVNELDINKDVWPWGGEPVYRNNEFVGTVTSAGYGFATEKHICLGFISSPSPKHMQPDANIVTTDFIMDPTARYEIDIAGTRFPAKPHIHPLPIPALSNKINKKYTPTPVITYESDVSR from the exons ATGCTGAGACACGTATACTTAAAATGCGTTTATTTACCATTCCTAAAGAAAAAAACCTTGAATGCtaacagaaattattcgaCTGATATAACCtataaaaatggaatatttacaGTTGGGCAAATTAAGAAACACAAGAGTTTTAGAAAATTCGATAATGTCTGTTACTTTTCATCTCAAACAACAATGTTACCCTCGCAATCGCAAATTGTTATTGCGGGCGCGGGAACAGTTGCCAATTCAGTCGCTTATCATCTTGTTATTAATGGATGGAATGACATACTCGTCCTAGAACAAGATAG AATTGGAACCGGAACATCTCACTTTGGTTCAGGCACGCTTGGTCTTTTTAAACCAATATCGCATAGAAATTTGATTTCCTacagtattaaattatatcaacaACTACATGAAATGGGATACGATATTGGACTAAAACAATGCGGTAGCATAAACTTAGCTCAAAGCAAAGACAGAATGATAGCTTTAAAACGAAGAATGGCTTATAATGTCCCTACCGGTTTATACTGcgaa GTATTGGGAAGAGAACAACTCAAACAATTACATCCTTATTTGAATATTGAGGACATTGAAGGTGCAATCTGGGTACCTGAAGATGCAGTAGCCGATTCTAGCGCAATCTGTAATGTCTTAGCTAAATTAGCGAAAATTGGAGGCGCGagatatattgaaaattgtagaatagAAGAAGTACACACTGAGAATGGAGCTGTGAAAAGTGTAAAAACTGAACATGGTGTAATTTTATGCGAATATTTTGTCAACTGTGCAGGAATG TGGGCACGCGAATTAGGCTTACGATGCAGTCCACCAGTTAGAATTCCAGCATACCCAGCTGAACATTTTTATGCAATTGCTTATCCTTTTCCAccaaattcaaatacaactTTACCATGTATACGAGATTTTGATTCACACTCTTACATGAGAGAATGGCACG AAAGTTTACTAGTTGGCTGGTTTGAACCAGAATCAAAACCTGCGTTTGAAAATGGTACTGTTCCTACAAAAAACTGGAAAAATTATCTTAAAAATGATCCATCACATTGGACACCACTATGGGATAAAGTGGTACATAGGCTACCAATTTTAAAGGACATCAAACCAGATGTATATAACTGTCCTGATAATTTTACACCGGATGGTAGGTGGATATTAGGAGAGAGTCCAGAAGTAAAAAACTATTTTGTTGCTGTTGGCATGAATGGAAATTCTTTACAAG GGGCAGGAGGAATAGGTAAAGAAGTTGCAGAGTGCTTAATAAATGGTGAATCTACGCAAGAATTACTTCCCTTCAATGTACAGAGATTTCTAGACTTACATAGCAGTAAACAGTATTTACAACAAAGAACAAAGGAAATAGTTGGTAGAAATTATGCAATCCTATATCCTCATCAATGCGAGTATAAATATGCTCGAAAGTTACGCTGTTCGCCTTTATATTCTGTTCTCGAAGATAGAGGTGCAATTTTTGGTGTCAAAATGGCTTATGAGCGACCGCTTTATTTTGATTCGACTTATAGAA gagGACAAAAGAAGCCAGTCATGCCACCAGGAAGCTTTTACAAACCCAAGttctttgattttataaaagaagaatttttagcATGTAAAGAAGGAGTAGGAATCATAGATATGAgttcattttctaaaatcaaaattaaa TCTAGTCATTGGGAAGTTGTAGAATATCTTCAGCAATTATGTTCTAATGACGCAAATATACCAGTTGGTGGTATAGTGCACACAGGAATGCAAAATGAAAGAGGTGGATATGAAAATGATTGTCTCTTAGTGAGACAGTCAGAAAATAGTTACTTTATGGTTTCGCCTACATCACAACAAACACGCATTTACCAATGGATGTCgag ACATTTACCAGCAGATCACTCGGTAGGCCTTAATGATGTAACTTCAAAGTATACTGTTATTAACTTAGTAGGACCTAAAGCAACAGGACTATTGTCAGAACTGTCGAATTCTAACATTAATCTTTCTCCATTCACATATAAG ACTGCAAATGTAGCATATGCTTCTGATGTAATGATAATGTCATTCACAAATACCGGTGAATCTGgttattgtttatacataCCTACAGAGTATGCACTTCACGTATACTCTAGGTTAATGGAAGTAGGCAAAGATTATGGTGTTCGAGATGTAGGTGTACTCACACAACGTTTCATGCGAATAGAAAGGTTTATTCCTTTCTGGGCTGAAGAATTAACACCATTTGTTACTCCGTATGAAGCTGGATTTGGATACAGTGTAAAACTAAAT aaagaatattttattgggAAATTTGCTTTACAACATCAGAAAGAACAAGGTGTGACAAAACGATTAGTATTATTTGTCGTTAATGAACTGGATATAAACAAAGATGTATGGCCCTGGGGTGGTGAGCCTGTTTATCGAAACAATGAATTTGTAGGAACTGTTACATCAGCAGG GTACGGTTTTGCAACAGAAAAGCATATTTGCCTTGGTTTTATCAGTTCTCCTAGTCCAAAGCACATGCAACCTGATGCAAATATTGTTACAACAGATTTTATAATGGATCCGACAGCCCGTTACGAGATCGATATCGCTGGCACCAGATTTCCTGCTAAACCTCACATTCATCCTTTACCTATACCTGcattaagtaataaaataaacaaaaaatatactccTACCCCTGTTATTACTTATGAGAGTGACGTgtctcgttaa
- the LOC128881229 gene encoding pyruvate dehydrogenase phosphatase regulatory subunit, mitochondrial-like isoform X2: protein MGYDIGLKQCGSINLAQSKDRMIALKRRMAYNVPTGLYCEVLGREQLKQLHPYLNIEDIEGAIWVPEDAVADSSAICNVLAKLAKIGGARYIENCRIEEVHTENGAVKSVKTEHGVILCEYFVNCAGMWARELGLRCSPPVRIPAYPAEHFYAIAYPFPPNSNTTLPCIRDFDSHSYMREWHESLLVGWFEPESKPAFENGTVPTKNWKNYLKNDPSHWTPLWDKVVHRLPILKDIKPDVYNCPDNFTPDGRWILGESPEVKNYFVAVGMNGNSLQGAGGIGKEVAECLINGESTQELLPFNVQRFLDLHSSKQYLQQRTKEIVGRNYAILYPHQCEYKYARKLRCSPLYSVLEDRGAIFGVKMAYERPLYFDSTYRRGQKKPVMPPGSFYKPKFFDFIKEEFLACKEGVGIIDMSSFSKIKIKSSHWEVVEYLQQLCSNDANIPVGGIVHTGMQNERGGYENDCLLVRQSENSYFMVSPTSQQTRIYQWMSRHLPADHSVGLNDVTSKYTVINLVGPKATGLLSELSNSNINLSPFTYKTANVAYASDVMIMSFTNTGESGYCLYIPTEYALHVYSRLMEVGKDYGVRDVGVLTQRFMRIERFIPFWAEELTPFVTPYEAGFGYSVKLNKEYFIGKFALQHQKEQGVTKRLVLFVVNELDINKDVWPWGGEPVYRNNEFVGTVTSAGYGFATEKHICLGFISSPSPKHMQPDANIVTTDFIMDPTARYEIDIAGTRFPAKPHIHPLPIPALSNKINKKYTPTPVITYESDVSR from the exons ATGGGATACGATATTGGACTAAAACAATGCGGTAGCATAAACTTAGCTCAAAGCAAAGACAGAATGATAGCTTTAAAACGAAGAATGGCTTATAATGTCCCTACCGGTTTATACTGcgaa GTATTGGGAAGAGAACAACTCAAACAATTACATCCTTATTTGAATATTGAGGACATTGAAGGTGCAATCTGGGTACCTGAAGATGCAGTAGCCGATTCTAGCGCAATCTGTAATGTCTTAGCTAAATTAGCGAAAATTGGAGGCGCGagatatattgaaaattgtagaatagAAGAAGTACACACTGAGAATGGAGCTGTGAAAAGTGTAAAAACTGAACATGGTGTAATTTTATGCGAATATTTTGTCAACTGTGCAGGAATG TGGGCACGCGAATTAGGCTTACGATGCAGTCCACCAGTTAGAATTCCAGCATACCCAGCTGAACATTTTTATGCAATTGCTTATCCTTTTCCAccaaattcaaatacaactTTACCATGTATACGAGATTTTGATTCACACTCTTACATGAGAGAATGGCACG AAAGTTTACTAGTTGGCTGGTTTGAACCAGAATCAAAACCTGCGTTTGAAAATGGTACTGTTCCTACAAAAAACTGGAAAAATTATCTTAAAAATGATCCATCACATTGGACACCACTATGGGATAAAGTGGTACATAGGCTACCAATTTTAAAGGACATCAAACCAGATGTATATAACTGTCCTGATAATTTTACACCGGATGGTAGGTGGATATTAGGAGAGAGTCCAGAAGTAAAAAACTATTTTGTTGCTGTTGGCATGAATGGAAATTCTTTACAAG GGGCAGGAGGAATAGGTAAAGAAGTTGCAGAGTGCTTAATAAATGGTGAATCTACGCAAGAATTACTTCCCTTCAATGTACAGAGATTTCTAGACTTACATAGCAGTAAACAGTATTTACAACAAAGAACAAAGGAAATAGTTGGTAGAAATTATGCAATCCTATATCCTCATCAATGCGAGTATAAATATGCTCGAAAGTTACGCTGTTCGCCTTTATATTCTGTTCTCGAAGATAGAGGTGCAATTTTTGGTGTCAAAATGGCTTATGAGCGACCGCTTTATTTTGATTCGACTTATAGAA gagGACAAAAGAAGCCAGTCATGCCACCAGGAAGCTTTTACAAACCCAAGttctttgattttataaaagaagaatttttagcATGTAAAGAAGGAGTAGGAATCATAGATATGAgttcattttctaaaatcaaaattaaa TCTAGTCATTGGGAAGTTGTAGAATATCTTCAGCAATTATGTTCTAATGACGCAAATATACCAGTTGGTGGTATAGTGCACACAGGAATGCAAAATGAAAGAGGTGGATATGAAAATGATTGTCTCTTAGTGAGACAGTCAGAAAATAGTTACTTTATGGTTTCGCCTACATCACAACAAACACGCATTTACCAATGGATGTCgag ACATTTACCAGCAGATCACTCGGTAGGCCTTAATGATGTAACTTCAAAGTATACTGTTATTAACTTAGTAGGACCTAAAGCAACAGGACTATTGTCAGAACTGTCGAATTCTAACATTAATCTTTCTCCATTCACATATAAG ACTGCAAATGTAGCATATGCTTCTGATGTAATGATAATGTCATTCACAAATACCGGTGAATCTGgttattgtttatacataCCTACAGAGTATGCACTTCACGTATACTCTAGGTTAATGGAAGTAGGCAAAGATTATGGTGTTCGAGATGTAGGTGTACTCACACAACGTTTCATGCGAATAGAAAGGTTTATTCCTTTCTGGGCTGAAGAATTAACACCATTTGTTACTCCGTATGAAGCTGGATTTGGATACAGTGTAAAACTAAAT aaagaatattttattgggAAATTTGCTTTACAACATCAGAAAGAACAAGGTGTGACAAAACGATTAGTATTATTTGTCGTTAATGAACTGGATATAAACAAAGATGTATGGCCCTGGGGTGGTGAGCCTGTTTATCGAAACAATGAATTTGTAGGAACTGTTACATCAGCAGG GTACGGTTTTGCAACAGAAAAGCATATTTGCCTTGGTTTTATCAGTTCTCCTAGTCCAAAGCACATGCAACCTGATGCAAATATTGTTACAACAGATTTTATAATGGATCCGACAGCCCGTTACGAGATCGATATCGCTGGCACCAGATTTCCTGCTAAACCTCACATTCATCCTTTACCTATACCTGcattaagtaataaaataaacaaaaaatatactccTACCCCTGTTATTACTTATGAGAGTGACGTgtctcgttaa
- the LOC128881235 gene encoding uncharacterized protein LOC128881235 isoform X1 — MWFVLLTVYIFEILCIFVFVVYCVVAFLLVMVRIFFIRCNCVYFELINNIIDNTTKYQTRTEELRKCVVFQNENLETEFPVEGHESVDDKLEVLTEKLTEKERTLQRSHCEIKNAERVLTDLEKKTSTCRDRYRSLMTELKKDVQKTEEEVKMLQNQISSLSVRREVLRNEAIKQQEEYQKMLNNFTKELENKNALFSSSSEKSRHPRVSSLALQ; from the exons ATGTGGTTTGTACTGTTGACTGTTTACATCTTTGAAATATTGTGTATCTTTGTATTCGTAGTGTATTGCGTAGTCGCGTTCCTTCTAGTAAtggtaagaatatttttcattcgttgcaATTGCGTATACTTTGaactaattaataatattatcgataatacGACGAAGTATCAAACTCGGACGGAGGAATTAAGAAAATGC GTCGTGTTTCAAAACGAAAACTTAGAAACGGAATTCCCAGTCGAG GGTCACGAGAGTGTGGACGATAAATTGGAAGTGTTAACGGAAAAACTTACGGAGAAGGAACGTACG TTACAGCGATCGCattgcgaaataaaaaatgcggAAAGGGTTCTGACCGATTTGGAGAAGAAAACGTCGACTTGTCGAGACCGATATAGATCGTTGATGACCGAGTTGAAGAAGGATGTTCAAAAAACGGAGGAAGAG gtgaaaatgttacaaaatcaaatttcgaGTTTGTCTGTTCGACGAGAGGTCCTTAGGAACGAAGCAATAaag CAACAAGAGGAGTATCAGAAAATGCTGAACAATTTTACCAAGGAgctagaaaacaaaaatgcatTGTTTT CTTCGAGCAGCGAAAAGTCAAGACATCCTCGTGTGAGTTCTCTCgctttacaatga
- the LOC128881235 gene encoding uncharacterized protein LOC128881235 isoform X2, which yields MWFVLLTVYIFEILCIFVFVVYCVVAFLLVMVRIFFIRCNCVYFELINNIIDNTTKYQTRTEELRKCVVFQNENLETEFPVEGHESVDDKLEVLTEKLTEKERTLQRSHCEIKNAERVLTDLEKKTSTCRDRYRSLMTELKKDVQKTEEEVKMLQNQISSLSVRREVLRNEAIKQQEEYQKMLNNFTKELENKNALFSSSSEKSRHPRCCFSY from the exons ATGTGGTTTGTACTGTTGACTGTTTACATCTTTGAAATATTGTGTATCTTTGTATTCGTAGTGTATTGCGTAGTCGCGTTCCTTCTAGTAAtggtaagaatatttttcattcgttgcaATTGCGTATACTTTGaactaattaataatattatcgataatacGACGAAGTATCAAACTCGGACGGAGGAATTAAGAAAATGC GTCGTGTTTCAAAACGAAAACTTAGAAACGGAATTCCCAGTCGAG GGTCACGAGAGTGTGGACGATAAATTGGAAGTGTTAACGGAAAAACTTACGGAGAAGGAACGTACG TTACAGCGATCGCattgcgaaataaaaaatgcggAAAGGGTTCTGACCGATTTGGAGAAGAAAACGTCGACTTGTCGAGACCGATATAGATCGTTGATGACCGAGTTGAAGAAGGATGTTCAAAAAACGGAGGAAGAG gtgaaaatgttacaaaatcaaatttcgaGTTTGTCTGTTCGACGAGAGGTCCTTAGGAACGAAGCAATAaag CAACAAGAGGAGTATCAGAAAATGCTGAACAATTTTACCAAGGAgctagaaaacaaaaatgcatTGTTTT CTTCGAGCAGCGAAAAGTCAAGACATCCTCGT TGTTGTTTTTCGTATTAA